The DNA sequence GTGTATTTCTCACCATTAAAATCCGGAAGAATTTTTAGTGTGGCCTTTTCATTAAACGGGTTTGGATAAACTGTGACGAATTTCTGATTTTCAGAGACTTCATTAATACCTGTAGTGAAAGATGTTAATTTTTCGGCGTACTTGACGGTCTGATAATTACTATTCTGGCTTAAAATACCTTTTGATATTTGAAGTACCGGGAAACCGAGCTCTCTGGTGTACCAGTTGTAATAATAATTGCCTTCTGTTTTACTTTTCAATGTGGCTGAGCCATCGGTATAAATACTGTCATATACAGTTTCATAAGTAAAAATGCGAATTGTACTTACAGTTCCCGCCGGGGTTTTTAATGTGCCCCAGGCATCGGCCTTTGAGTAACCAGTCACATGCAATACTTTTTGAGTGTATCCTGAAGAATAATAGATTAAGCGCGACTCATTTTTAATTGAATCCCCATATTTCAAAATAGGGAAAATGGGTCGTGGAATCGAGTACTTTGATATTCCCTGAACATCAGAGCCATAGTAAAACAATCCATTTTCGTTTTTTAGATAGAAATCATGCTTACAAGTTTCAATATCGGTGTGTGTAACATGTGAATGAACTTTAGTACATTCCTTGTTGATCGCCAAAACAGCCAATGGAAATTCCGAGTAATTAGTTGCCAAGCTTGCACTAATCCATTTTTGCACGTCAGATTCTTTTCCACTTAGGGTGCCAAAATCCCAAAAAACGTTTTCACCTTTTTTCCCAGGCAATATGTTGATTGACTGAATACTATCGACCATTATGCTTATTTGGGCATCTCCGGTTTTAGGTAAATCGTTGTTATTTAAAACAATTTGGGCATTCAGCAATTGAACTGAAAGCAATAAGGGCAACATGTAAAATATCGATATCCGTTTCTTCATCTAAGAATTTCTTTTTATTAAGATGTAATTATTCACTCCGAATAACTGTATTCAAAGTGTGCAAGGGCATCCACTACAACTGCTATTAGAATTTAGATAGTTGGTTTCATTTTTGCCTTTTCAGGGAATTAACATGTTAACTTTTTGTATTTAAGAAACAAGGGGACTTTTTAAAGTCCACCTTGTTCAACATTGAAAAAGAAACCCTATTACTCTATTTAACCAAAAGACTATTTAGTACCTAATTCAGATGGTTTTAATGACAACCTCCCGAGTGAGAACCATTTCCTGATTGATGAGATGAATGGCTGTCTGACTGATAAGATGTACCTCCACTATGACCTAAATGAGATACTCCCATACAACTTGTAAAAGCAAAAAGTACAGAAACAATTAATACTAATCTTACAATTTTATTTTTCATAATGATTTTCTGATTTAAAATTTTTCTTGCCGGGTAAAGTCTCTTTTATATTGAGATACTCCAATTATTTAATTCCCTGGCTTTCCAAAAAATGATTGATTTTGTATTGTTTGTGAAACTTATCGTATTCACTAAGTGACGATGAAGACTTAAATTGAGCATCGATAGCATCGTGCAGCACGTGGTTGTCAGGAAATGAAGCTTTTAAGTTCAAAGGTGTTAACTCCAATATTCCGTTATCCCCACCTTTACTGAAATAATAGGTGGTAATGGTTTTTGTTCCTCCTCGATAACCAGCTCCTTTGACCGTTTGTTTGGTGTAAATCCAGAGTATGCCTTTGTCAGCAACCGGATAATGCTCGTTATCCTGAAAACGTACAATTTTATCATCGCAAAGTTGATAACCCCATATTTCATTTTTTTTGAGGTTATAGGGCTTACCTTCATGAACCACAGTTATAAAATCCTTGCCAAGAAATTCGTTGAGCCTGATCTTATGTTTTTCGGTGGCGCAATCAATACCATATTCCATTTTCCCAGACGTAAAGTCGGCAAACGATTTAAAAACACCACTCTTTTGTGCAAACAATGAACCTGCGCTGATGATAGCTATCCCGGCTATCATAACAACTTTTTTTACTAAATTTTTCATGTTAATGTCTTTTAAAATTTACAAACTCCATCTAACAGATTTATTTGTATTAATTCAAAAATGCTTCAATCTCCACTTCCAGCCCAGCTAAAAAATAGGTCGTAATTGTTTGACCATCCTCACAATGAGAAGCTGCCTCAACCTTTTGTTTAGTATATATCCAAAGCACTCCATTATTAGCAGACTGATAACATTCGCTCTCCTGAAAACGCACTGTTTTTTCATCGAAAAGTTGAAAATCCCATGTTTCTGAAAATTTAGAGCAATAGGATAAACTATCCTGAATTGTAATCATAAAATTTTGACCTTGAAAATCGTTGAGTTTTATTTCATTCTTTTCTGTATTGTAATCATCAAATTCTAGTTCGCCGGATATATGGCCCTCTGTTGGTTTAAAATTCCAATTCGTTTGCGTAAGCAATGAACTCACCCTAATAACAGCTTTCTCAGCTATCATCACCATTTTTCTTATTGCGTTTTTCATTTGGATGTCAATTTAAATACTCAACCAACAAATGATTAGAAACAGGTGAATACCTGTTAATGAACCTATTTAAACCTCATCACGATTCCGTTAGGTTTTTTACCAACCGTAATCTTCATTGTCTCTTTGAGGTTTGGAATATCAACGACCGAAACCGTTCCTTCGGCCTGATTTGTCACATATCCGACAGTACCATCTTTATTAAAAGCTATAGCATGTGCGCCACTGCCGACTGTAACTTCACCCTTATGCGTATAATCGTCATAACTTTTCCCAATCATATGGACTCCACCATTGTTCGTTTCCCACATATGAATCTTGCTGCCATTCGGATCAGAAACCCACATCTGATTCATCATTGTATTCCGAGCGACCATGCCGGGCATAAATCCAAGGTCCAGCGTATCTGTCATCATATTGGTCACACCATCTATCATGCTGATGCTTTGTCCGTCTTCGTTATCTACATTCATCATTCCATCCATACCAGGCCAAGCGCCAACTGGATTTGCCCCAACTTCTGTAGTTTCAAGCACCTTTTTGCTAACGGCATCGACAATAGTTACCGTATTCGACATGCCATTTGCAACAAATGCCTTTTTGCCATCGTCAGAAAAAGTAACTTCGGCAGGCATCTGGCCTACAGGAATGGTATATAAAAGTGAGTATGACGTGGCATCAAATACCTTGATTTTACCTTCAGGCATCATGATGGCTGTCCACAATTCTTTACCATCAGGAGAGAAAATCGCATTGTGTACCATTTCTTCGAGTGCAATTTCCTTTATCAAATCTCCAGTAACTGCATCTAATACCAGAATCCTTCCAGACATTACCATGGTAGTAGCGCTTCCACTATGATGCTGACTGTGAGCATCCGTTGCACTTCCGGTAGAAGAAGTCTGCATCATACCATGCCCTTCGCTAAAATCCATACCCGGTGCGGCTATAATTAACTTGCTATTGTCGGACGAAATGTAAATATGAAGCGGCCACATGTTGGTCATTCCCATTTCCATTTGACTTTCACCTGAACTACTTTGGAGTTTGGTAAGGTCAATGGTGTTCTCAACCTTGTTTGTGGTAATATTGATTACTGAAATGGTACTGCTTTCGCCGTTGACCACGTAGGCCGCATCAAAATTTACCATTACATCGCCTGTTGAAGTTTCATCCTTTGAACAGGCTAAAAATAGGGTAGCACTTCCTATCAGGACTGCTAATGCTGTTTTTATATTTTTCATAAAATTATTTTAATTTGTGAAAAGAATCAATGAATAGCCATGACCAAATTCAAAAACCCTCTTTTCCCGAAGTTGGTTGAACCATGGCTATTGCATTGAAAACATGTATTGAAAAGCTATTTTTTCCTGACGTACTTGCAGCAAGCGTTGAGTTTTGCATATACTTTATCATCAGCTTTATACTTTTCAGTATCATAACCGACGGCGGCAATTTTCTTTTGAATGTCGTCGCTTTTAACTTTTGATGGATCGTACACCAGTGTGAGTAGCTTAGTGCTTTTATCCCAGTTCGCTTTGCTTACGCCATCAACCTTTGAGGCTTTTTCAATTGTGGCCTGACAGGTTTCGCATTCGCCCAAAACTTTTATGGTCTCAGTTTTTGTAGAAGCCATATTCGTTTTAGCGTCCATTTTGGTTTTGGACATGTCCATCTGGGAATGATCGTGCATTTGGGCATATGAGTTTGAGCCCAGAACTACTGACAATACGGCAACTATAATGATTTTTACAGTTTTCATTTGATTTGAATTTGATGTTAATGTAATGTATTGAAAATGGAATTAGGTATCAGGATGCAGGCATCAGGATACAAACCAAGAATCATCCTCCAGCAAAAGAAATTGAATAATCTTTTTAGCTGAAAAATGGTGTTACATATACATCAAATGCGAAAAATACAGATTTTGGGCAAGCTTACAGCACTCGCAAGAAAGGATTCAGGCGGACTGGCGTTTGCGCTATTCTGAAATAAAGAAGTAAGAGAATAAAATGATATGTTTTCAGGTAGAGTAAAAACCTGCAAAACTGGTTGTTCAATTGTTTTGATTTCGGAAAACGTGGGTGAATAGTTGTGATCTACCTCATAAACAGAAATCGTATTGTTGCAGCAGTGTTTGTCGAGATGACTGCCTGGTTTTGTGCATTCATCAGTTGTTTTCTCTTCCATACCACATGAAGCCACGCCACCCCAAACGGATACCTTCGAAGCTGCAAGTTCTCCACCGCAATAATGTTTAGATACGGTAAGTTGCGTCCCAGAAAGCAGGATGAGTAAAGCGAATAATATGGAGAAAACTCTTTTCATTTGGATATATCAACGCAAACAACTGAAAAATGTTATCCAAAGGTATGATTATTTTGATTCGTTGATTCACGTTTCCATTGAGATTAGGAAATATTAACAAAATGCGCGTATAGCATACATATTAACCATTGTAATTTTTTTTTTTTATTATCAAGGATTCGAGATATAAATAGCAATATTATTCTATAATTTATATTATTTTTGTATTATAATAAATTGAATATCAGATAATTCTATTTGGACCTCTGTTGAATAACTGGTTTCTAAAATATTGAATATTAGTTGTTTGCAGCAGAAGTTCTAATAAAACATTTATCATAGATTATAAATGCCCATTAGATGTATATAGATAATACTCGTTTAGCTTAGGTTGTGTAACAGCAGTCAATTGAAATGGCAAATTGATACATAATATCTTTTGTAATAATTTAATCATTCAAGGTCTGATCTTGAATGATCAAAATTAAACTGTTTATAGAATTTCTTGGTGGATGAAATTTATTAGTTGCCTTTTGTCATTGAGGCATTAACAGTTTAAATTTTTTTCGATGGGGACATTCTGCGAAATCATCCTGGAATTGGAAAATGATCTGTCCCGGATGAAAAAAGTTTCGGAAAAACTTCCGGACCAAATGGAGTATGCAATCGGCCATTGTAAAATTGCATTGGATCGTATGCGTGAACTGGTAATTAACCATGGATTTCCTGACCAAGAATCTGAAATCTATTTTTTCAAAAAGATCAAGCCGACAGTTTATAGTAAATTATTATACTACCGAGCTGTTTTTGATCTGGAAAGTAAATGTCAAAAAGCCGACACATCTGTTATCAGGAGGTATCTTCAAAAAAGGCTTTACAAAATCAACGAATACATGGAAGAACACCAAGTGAAAGTCCAATACTTCAAATGTGGATATAAACACTTGGATGAAAAGTACTTTGTTCGAGGCACAACTGAAATACCACTAGAACTCCGTGGCAGCCATCATTTGATGGACGAAGATTTTTTCACATGGCATGACCATACCTTTTCAGTGATTTTGGCCAATGAAATGCTGACTGAATATATTCGGAAGGAGCTGGAAAGAATTGATAGACCTGCGGAATTCAATCAAAGTCATTATAAATCGCCTCTCAAATGGACAGGGCATAAAATTGATTTGGGAGAGATCATTTATGCTCTTCTATATTCCGGCGTAGTCAACAATGGAAATGCCTCAATAATTGAGTTGGCAGAAGCCTTTGAACAAATCTTCAATGTTGAGATAAAAGAAGATATTTACCGTTATCGTCTGGATATCCAGCGGAGGAAAATTGAACGTACTAAGTTTCTGAATCAACTGATAGCCATCTTGAGGCGAATGATTGATGAAAAAGATGAGTGAAAATGAAAAAGTAATGACTAATCATATTTGAAATGAACCAATACAGGATGTTTTATATCTTTGTCTCGTTGATAATATGATATGAATTATACATCGGGACAAGGATTCCGATAAAATGAAAACATAGGAAGCGTTGGCTTTTTATTTGTGATTCCTAAAACCGCCAGTTTTAAAATAAAGTCACAGAGATAATTAGTCCGATGTCGCGTCTTTGGCGTGACTCGGGTTTATCTGTGACAAGGGTCCTGGCGGTCCCATGGAAGCACTAAATTTCGGGATCACGCCTCTTTTTTGATTAAAATTGAAAATAAAATAAATCGTCATGTCAATCAACACAGAAAAAATCCGCCAAAATGCCGACCTGATCAATCCTATTTCTGCTTGTCCGTTTGGGGAACCAATTAATGAATGCCCCTTCATCCCGTATTATACACTAAATGATGAACGGGAACAAATAATGCAAATTGATATTATTCCGCAAGAGGAACTGGATAAGCTACGTAAGTTCCACCGTGCCTGTATGGAAAAGTATCGGAACGGAGATTGGCCAATGAAAGCCACTGATGTAAATGCACGTTAAAAACAACCCCGAAAGAAAATCCACCCTTACCCAAAATGTCTTCAAATTTTCTACTGATTACAGTTAGCGGTGAAAAGTTTATTGCAATCGCTTCCACTATGCTGTTTGCATTTCAGTTTTACACAGTTTAGTAAGAAGCAAATCCATATCCTCTGAGATTTTCTTGTCAAGAACCTTCGCATAAATTTGAGTCGTTTTCAATGAAGTATGTCCCAATATTTTGGAAACGGTTTCAATTGGAACTCCGTTGCTGAGGGTTACCGATGTGGCAAAGGTATGGCGGGCAATGTGCATGGTAATGTTTTTGTTGATATCACAAATATCTCCAAGTTCTTTCAGGTAGCTATTCATTTTCTGGTTGGTTAAAACCGGCAGTAGAATGTCCTTATTAGAAATTTTCGGATAATCTTCATACCGATTTAATATTTCCCTGGCTTTCGGAAGAATTGGAATCCGGCATCGATTGTTGGTTTTTGATCTGTCAATAATAATCCATTCTTTTCCGTCAGCACCATGTTGAAGATGAGTTCGGCTTAACTTGGCAATGTCTGAGAAGGAAAGTCCAGTATAACAGGCGAAAATAAAAATGTCACGCACAACACTTAAACGTTCGATCTGAATGTTTTTATCCTCCAGCCGTTGTAATTCTTCCATCGAAAGAATTTCCCGGTGAGTTTCATCCAATCCAACTTTAAACTTGGTATATGGATTCTTATCAATGTAATCTAGTGAAATAGCAAGGTTTAAGACACGACGAAAGTGTTTATGATAATTCCACGCAGTATTCTGCTGATTATTAAAATCCTTCTTGATATAAATATCAAATGAATCCAGAAACTTATAATTGATGGATTGAATTGGGATGTCTGTTTTTTTCAATTGAGTACTTATAAATTCAGCCAACCGTTTTCGGGAAGTTTTGTAGTGTTTATAGGTTTCCATCGAATACCCTTTGTTTAGTTTGGCCAGTATACTCTTCAGGTAATAGTCAAAAACAAACAATACTCCTTTTGTTTCTTCGGAATTAAGCAATCTGTTTTTGACTGTGGTTGCATCAAATTCTTCGCCGGAAGACCTCAATTGATTATAAATATCCTGAATTTCAGTTTTCATTTTATCTAGCCGATCATTCAAAACTCTGGCTCCTGGTATTTTCCCTTTTAAATGTTGTTTGTTTTCATCCCATTGGTCTTGAGGAACAAAAATACCTGTTGAGAGATCGACTCTTTTATTTTTGATAGTAAATCTTACATAGATAGGTGATTTACCATCAGCAGACTCCCTGTTTTTTCTTAATGAGAAATTAATGATAATCTTCATAATTCATCTGTTTTGCAATAATTTTAAAAATGGTCTCAGCAACCGTTAAAAATACCTCATTTAAGGCTTTTTAAAAAGCACCAAAATGAGTCAAAGTGAATCAAATAAAATGTTTGTATTCAATTAGTTGCAGAGTTTGCCGCGACCATAAACAGACTAGAAAGTCGTGGTCTCGATTTTGTCCCTAAAAACATGACTTTATATGAAGTTTTTTGATTTTTTAGCCAAAAATAAAAGCGCTTAAATCATTGAATTTAAGCGCTTTTGATCTAATTTGACTTCTACTTTAGTGCCCAGAACAAGACTCGAACTTGCACACCCTTGCGAGCACTAGTCCCTGAAACTAGCGTGTCTACCGATTTCACCATCTGGGCATTCTGCTTTTCGTTTAAAGCGCAGCAAATATAGAAAATTTTAATTTCTGGAGAAGGGTTTTCGCACATAAAAATTTAAAAAGTATGACTTCCATTAAGCTTGTTATTCTTAGATAAACAAGCTCAGTAAGTTACCCTTCGGCTACCTGTCGTTTGTCGGTAAAAATCAGGCTTTGGTCGTTTTATACGTAAGTTCTGGTTGCAAATTGTTGAGCTTGCAATAACAAAATGAGAAAGCATGATTCAAAATTATACAGAACAATATGCCGGGCTTTGGGAAAAATGCTCCATTCAGATGCCTGAGTTTTCATGTGTTTATTTGAAGAGAGATAAGCACCGCAAAGAAAACTTTCTGGATCAATTTCTTGAGACTATCAACGCTTTTCGAAAAGATAGAATTCGAGGTAAATCCTATTCTGAAGTCGAATTACAGTTGTTTATCAGTAATATACGAGACTTTTTGTGCAACGGACTTGATTTTACTGACGGCCAACTCGAATTGATGTTTTCAGACAAGATGCTTGAAATTACCCGCACATTTGTCAGACAAGCCAAGGCTTTCGATCCGGATTTAACTTTTAATGATATTTTTCAGGCATGTCGCAACATGTGGATCATGAATGGATTGCAGTTGATTATGGGAATCCCGATGCAGGTCACTCCTTCTATTTTTGCATACAGCATGTTGTATCCTTACACCGATAATCTGATCGACGATCCAAATGTTTCGGGCTTTGAAAAGTTAGTTTTCAGTGAACGTTTTCGTAACCGGCTTTCAGGAGTAAAACTTGAATCGCGGAATAATACCGAAAATGCCATTTTTCGCTTGGTCGGGATGATTGAAAATGAATATTCGCGGAATGATTTTCCGGAGGTGTATCATAGTCTTTTGGGTATTCACGATGCCCAAACTAACAGCCTGAAACTCCTTCAGCAAAAGAACTTAATTGAGGATGCTGAGATTCTGAAAATTTGTCTGGCAAAAGGTGGCGCTTCGGTATTGGCTGATGGTTATCTGGTTGCCGGAAAACTAACAGAGGAGCAACGTTATTTCTTGTTTGGTTATGGTGCCTATCTTCAGTTGCTCGACGATATTCAGGATGTGGAAGAGGATTTTGCAGCCGGATTGATGACCGTATTTTCCGCATCAGTATTTCGGGTCTCGCTGGATGAGAAGCTGAACAAAACCTATTGGTTTGGAGAACAGGTAATGGAAAGCCTTGAGTTTTTTAATGGACAGCACATAGAATTGTTCAAATCGCTTATGCGCAGAAGTATGGATCTTTTCGTTACTGAAGCCATAGCTCAGGTTCCGGAAGCCTACAGCCGAAAATATGTAACTGCTTTTGAAGGCTTTTCGCCGTTTCACTTTTTGTATATCCGTAAGCGAAAAGAACAATTTGCGCCATACAATGGATTTCTGTTGACGGCAATTGAAGAATTTGCTTTTGCTGAAAGTTTGATTTCGGCTGGATAAAGACAAGTTTAGATCTGACCTTCCTATTTTTTTTGTGTTATAAAAGTTAAAGTGTTTGAAAGACAATTATTTTTTTGTTGTTTTGGTTAATCAAATTAATGAGACTTAATCTTAAACCAAAATAATTAGAAATGAAAAAGTTAATGCTGTTATGTCTTGTGGTACTTACCACTTTTACCTTAAAGGCTCAGGTCAATGTGCTGGAAATTGATGCAGTTGGCGGAAAAACTCAAATCAATAAAAATATTTATGGTCAGTTTGCCGAACACCTCGGACGTTGTATTTACGACGGCATTTGGGTGGGCAAAGACTCGCCGATTCCAAATGTAAACGGTTACCGTAAAGATTTGCTTGAAGCCCTTCAGGCGTTGAAAGTACCGGTGCTACGTTGGCCGGGAGGTTGCTTTGCTGATACTTATCATTGGAAAAACGGCATTGGACCTTTGGCCGATCGCCCAAAAATCAAAAACGTATTCTGGGGTGGAACTGTTGAAGATAACAGCTTTGGTACCAACGAATTCCTGAATTTGTGCGAAATGCTGGGTTGTGATCCATACATCTCTGCAAATGTTGGTTCGGGTACAGTTGGCGAAATGGTCGATTGGATCGAATACATGACTTCGGATGATGATGTTCCGATGGTGCAGCTTCGTAAGAAGAATGGTCGCGAAAAACCATGGAATGTGAAATTTATTGGTATTGGTAATGAGAGTTGGGGTTGTGGTGGTGATATGACTCCTGAATTTTATAGTGACCTGATGAGGCAGTATTCGAACTATGCAAAAATGTATGGTGGCGATAAATTTCAGCGTATTGGCTGTGGCTCGAATGGAGGTGACTTTAACTGGACAAAAGTACTGATGGAAAAAGGCCGCAACAACATGGACGGTTTGTCGCTTCATTATTATACCATTGCCGGCGAAGGTTGGAACAATAAGTCGGCAGCTACCGGCTTTGGCGAAGATCTTTATTTTTCAGGCCTGAAAAAAGCTTTATATATGGACGAATTGGTGAGTAAACATTCAGCGATCATGGATCAGTACGACAAAGATAAACGTGTTGACTTGCTGGTTGACGAATGGGGAATCTGGACCGATGTTGAGCTCGGAACAAATCCCGGTCATTTATTTCAGCAAAACTCGATGCGCGATGCGTTAATTGCATCAAGCACTTTGGATATTATGAATAAACACAGCGACCGCGTTAAAATGGCTAATATTGCACAAGTTGTGAATGTGCTGCAAGCAATGATTCTGACCAAAGGCGATAAAATGATTTTGACGCCAACTTATCAGGTTTTCAAAATGTACAATGTTCATCAGGATGCAACTTTGCTTCCATCGAACTTGATTTGCGAACCGTACAAACTCGGTAATGATCAAATTCCTGCAATCAGCAGTTCTGCATCAGTTGATAAAAATGGTAAAATTCATGTGTCAATCAGCAACCTAAATCCTTCAAAAGAGATTAAATTGGAGATTAATCTTTCAGGAAAAGGTTTTGCTAAAATCAATTCTGGAACTATTTTGACAGCGGCAGCAGTCAATACGGTAAATACGTTTGAAAAGCCCGAAACAATAGTGCCAACAGCTTTTAAAAATGCGAAGAAACTTACTGACAATAAGTTGGAAGTCAGCATTCCTGGAAAATCACTTGTCGTTTTGGAGCTTGAATAGCGATTGTTAATTGTTATCGATAACATAAAGAGCAGCCGGGTTGATTCGTCAATCCGGCTGTTTTTGTTTGAACGGCAATCTTATTCTTCTGAATGATCATCATTTCGTTTTATCGGTTAATTTTGGAGCTTCGATTTTTACTATACCAGATATGGATTCAGAAAAGATAAGAATTGGCTTTTTAGGTGCCGGAGGAATTGCCCGGTCGCATGCCTTTGCCTTGAATTCGCTGAAATATTTCTATTCAGCAGTTCCCGAAATTGAGTTGGAAGCGGTTTGTTCTGCCCGAAAAGAAAGCAGCAATTCATTTGCTGTCAAATTCGGATTCAGAAAATCGCTAACCCTTGAAGAATTCAAATCCAATACAAAAATCAATACCGTTCTGATTCTTGGACCCAATAAGGTTCATTTTGCGCATTTGAAACTGGCTTTGGAAATGCCTTCGGTTACCCGGATTTATTTGGAAAAACCTGTTTGTTCCAATCTGGAAGAAGAAATGGAAATGGCTCAACTGGCTGTTAATTCAGGAAAGCAAATTCAGGTTGGGTTTCAGTATTTGCAAACGGCGTCAGTAAGGGAAGCTTTAGATTTTTGGCACTCTGGGAAATTGGGGAATCCGATCCATTTCGATTTAAAATATTACCATGGCGACTATTTGCAGAAATCGTATCGCGACAAACGGCAAACCCGCTTGACTCCGGCTCCAGATGGCGGAGCCATGGCCGATTTGGGATCGCACGGAATCAGTTTGCTGATGGCATTCCTGGGCGAAAATCTACAAATTACCAGTGCGGTTCAGGCCGGAAGGTTTGCCGATGTTCCCGATGACTCTGATTTATTCAGTTTATTGTCATTGGTTCAGCCTGAAAATTTCGCTGCCGGAACGATGTCAGCCAGTCGCATCAGTTCAGGAACCGGAGATTTGGTTTCACTCGAAATTTATGCTGAAAAAGGAATGCTGCGTTATTCATCGCATTCGGTCGATTATTTCGAATATTATCTCGAAGAAACCGGGCAATGGACACGCCACATTGTTGGCAGCAATTATACACCAATCACCAGTTTCCCGTCGGGGCATGTTCCGCCGGGTTGGTTACGATCGATGATTCATGCACATTATATTTTCCTTGGCGGAAACGATCCGAAAGCATTTATGCCTGATTTAAAGCATGGTTTAGCTGTTCAGCGCATAGTTCGGGAAACTGCCAAATATTTAAAAAATTACAGGGATTTAATACAGGATAATGGAAAGAAGTAGTGGCGTTCTGCTGCACATTAGTTCGCTTCCGGGCGAGGATGGTATTGGTAGTATGGGGAAAGATGCTTTCCAGTTTGTCGATTTTTTGGCACAAACCAAACAAAAGATCTGGCAGATTTTACCGCTCGGTCCGGTTGGATATGGAAATTCACCTTATCAATGTTATTCAGCTTTTGCCGGAAACCCCATGTTTATTGATGTTCAGCAATTAGTCACTGATCGCCTGATTTCCAGAAAGTCAATTGCCGATCAAAACTTCAAGACTAAAACCGTTGAATTTGAGCGGGTAGGAGAGTGGAAGTCCGTTTTATTCAAGGAAGCTTTTGCTGGGTTTCAGAAGAATTTTGACCGCTATAAAGAAGAATATCATACGTTTATGCAGCACAATTCGTGGTGGCTCGATGATTATGCTTTGTTTCGCTCGTTGAAAACGAAATACGGAGAAACCGTTTGGAATACATGGGCTAAAGAATTGGTTACTC is a window from the Aquipluma nitroreducens genome containing:
- a CDS encoding Gfo/Idh/MocA family protein; the protein is MDSEKIRIGFLGAGGIARSHAFALNSLKYFYSAVPEIELEAVCSARKESSNSFAVKFGFRKSLTLEEFKSNTKINTVLILGPNKVHFAHLKLALEMPSVTRIYLEKPVCSNLEEEMEMAQLAVNSGKQIQVGFQYLQTASVREALDFWHSGKLGNPIHFDLKYYHGDYLQKSYRDKRQTRLTPAPDGGAMADLGSHGISLLMAFLGENLQITSAVQAGRFADVPDDSDLFSLLSLVQPENFAAGTMSASRISSGTGDLVSLEIYAEKGMLRYSSHSVDYFEYYLEETGQWTRHIVGSNYTPITSFPSGHVPPGWLRSMIHAHYIFLGGNDPKAFMPDLKHGLAVQRIVRETAKYLKNYRDLIQDNGKK
- a CDS encoding alpha-N-arabinofuranosidase, whose product is MKKLMLLCLVVLTTFTLKAQVNVLEIDAVGGKTQINKNIYGQFAEHLGRCIYDGIWVGKDSPIPNVNGYRKDLLEALQALKVPVLRWPGGCFADTYHWKNGIGPLADRPKIKNVFWGGTVEDNSFGTNEFLNLCEMLGCDPYISANVGSGTVGEMVDWIEYMTSDDDVPMVQLRKKNGREKPWNVKFIGIGNESWGCGGDMTPEFYSDLMRQYSNYAKMYGGDKFQRIGCGSNGGDFNWTKVLMEKGRNNMDGLSLHYYTIAGEGWNNKSAATGFGEDLYFSGLKKALYMDELVSKHSAIMDQYDKDKRVDLLVDEWGIWTDVELGTNPGHLFQQNSMRDALIASSTLDIMNKHSDRVKMANIAQVVNVLQAMILTKGDKMILTPTYQVFKMYNVHQDATLLPSNLICEPYKLGNDQIPAISSSASVDKNGKIHVSISNLNPSKEIKLEINLSGKGFAKINSGTILTAAAVNTVNTFEKPETIVPTAFKNAKKLTDNKLEVSIPGKSLVVLELE